One genomic region from Henningerozyma blattae CBS 6284 chromosome 2, complete genome encodes:
- the BRF1 gene encoding transcription factor TFIIIB subunit BRF1 (similar to Saccharomyces cerevisiae BRF1 (YGR246C); ancestral locus Anc_5.80) gives MNRVCGKCKSTEFVRDHANANNDLVCVGCGVVFEDNPIVSEVTFGESAAGAAVVHGSFVRADQAASTGRGALASRETTLLHARRRIRAVAHALAIPEHVTDAAFQWYKLALAHGFVRGRRAQNVVAACLYVACRKERTPHMLVDFSARLQVSVYAVGATFLQLVRKLHVQDLPLADPSIFIQHFTERLALGSRQVRVARDAVRLAQRMARDGMQDGRRPAGVAGACVLLACRMNNLRRTHAEIAAVSHVAEETLQQRLGEFRATGAAKMSVAGFRASTSDTREDSDTDEPGSASHNAIQSDPAPPDALPPSFSRNRARERHTRVKLQQLERDETSDDALLRHPILAQILGDQAVSGDEILSYVRTLSARRREDRARVRATHGIDDADVMKDDEIGEKEGTSESDESQGRAPRDGNDPYRPRNLHLLPTTASLLEKISDDPEDLGDVDDEELDSQLLDEESSAAKERVWLHLNADYLLEQENKRLKQEADEAAGNTAHVRKKRTRQVAKIEPHDGLQIEPDTAADSVKSMLQKASFSKKINYDAIDGLFK, from the coding sequence ATGAACAGAGTCTGTGGCAAGTGTAAAAGTACCGAATTCGTGCGTGATCATGCCAATGCCAACAACGATTTGGTCTGCGTGGGCTGTGGTGTTGTTTTTGAAGATAATCCCATTGTTTCCGAAGTTACATTTGGTGAATCTGCTGCAGGTGCTGCTGTTGTCCATGGTTCATTCGTTCGTGCTGATCAAGCTGCTAGTACTGGACGAGGCGCACTCGCATCACGTGAGACCACACTTCTTCATGCCCGTCGTCGTATACGAGCTGTCGCACATGCATTAGCTATCCCCGAGCATGTTACTGATGCTGCTTTCCAATGGTATAAACTTGCTCTAGCACACGGTTTTGTACGTGGTCGCCGTGCACAAAACGTCGTTGCTGCCTGTTTATATGTCGCTTGTCGTAAGGAAAGAACACCACATATGCTGGTGGACTTTTCTGCAAGACTACAAGTAAGCGTATATGCTGTAGGTGCTACTTTTCTACAGCTGGTTCGTAAATTGCATGTCCAAGACTTACCACTTGCAGACCCCTCTATCTTTATCCAACATTTTACTGAGCGGCTAGCATTGGGTAGCCGCCAAGTCCGTGTTGCACGTGATGCTGTACGGCTGGCACAACGTATGGCACGTGATGGTATGCAAGACGGTCGTCGACCAGCAGGTGTTGCAGGAGCATGTGTGCTGCTTGCATGTAGAATGAATAACTTACGTCGTACACATGCTGAAATTGCGGCTGTATCACATGTGGCAGAGGAGACACTTCAACAACGTTTGGGTGAATTCCGTGCCACAGGTGCTGCAAAGATGTCTGTGGCAGGGTTTCGTGCATCAACATCTGATACAAGAGAGGATTCCGACACAGACGAGCCAGGCTCTGCATCACACAATGCTATTCAATCAGATCCTGCACCACCTGACGCCCTTCCTCCTTCCTTTAGTCGTAATCGTGCCCGTGAACGTCACACGCGTGTTAAACTACAGCAACTGGAGCGTGATGAAACCAGTGATGATGCACTTTTACGCCATCCAATTTTAGCTCAGATTCTTGGAGATCAAGCAGTCTCTGGGGATGAAATCCTCTCGTACGTTCGTACATTATCTGCACGTAGACGTGAAGATAGGGCACGTGTCCGTGCTACTCATGGTATCGATGATGCTGATGTCATGAAAGACGATGAGATTGGCGAGAAGGAGGGAACTTCAGAAAGTGATGAATCACAAGGTCGTGCGCCACGTGATGGGAACGATCCTTACCGCCCAAGAAATTTGCATTTGCTCCCAACTACAGCatctttattagaaaaaatttctgaTGATCCAGAAGATTTAGGTGATGTAGATGACGAAGAATTGGATTCACAGTTATTAGATGAAGAGTCTAGTGCTGCAAAAGAAAGAGTTTGGCTCCATTTGAATGCAGACTATTTATTagaacaagaaaataaaagattgaAGCAAGAAGCTGATGAAGCTGCTGGTAATACAGCTCATGTTAGAAAGAAGAGAACTAGACAAGTCGCGAAGATAGAACCACATGATGGATTACAGATAGAGCCAGATACGGCAGCTGATAGTGTGAAGAGTATGTTGCAAAAGGCTAGTTTTTctaaaaagataaattatgATGCTATTGATGGGTTGTTCAAATGA
- the RAD54 gene encoding DNA-dependent ATPase RAD54 (similar to Saccharomyces cerevisiae RAD54 (YGL163C); ancestral locus Anc_8.108): protein MAKRRLPDRPPNGIGAGERPKKVPTPIDLHASQTKLSKPFKVPYRSSTVSRSVTNEKISAPNTSSYGRVLRKRTNISYANLDIDIEVNSSTTDQAIDENGKIIISKNRRIDALSARRLTEDPNRLSNINFTLKRSFSVPIKGYIQRHSIPMTLGMKRTVIPEPRPLHDPTDEFAIVLYDPSIDGEMIIKGSNENTTTNNIEESTQNLNNTQRKKTCLHPKFMSNGLRNKSLNELLGDSPFSQSNEKSKTFKNIPVVLDPKLANILRPHQVEGVRFLYRCVTGLVMKDYLESQKVLESSKIVLKEDAPNDELELRLSQQLEQGAVAATQQEEIKQNMKEETRTTKSNKKKNSKKSTKKQNEKKTKNTQGASQVEKVENPEDNRGAYGCIMADEMGLGKTLQCITLMWTLLRQGPQGKRLIDKCIIVCPSSLVNNWANELIKWLGPGTLSPLAIDGKKSSLMSSNSTVSEAIRAWGQAKGRNIVKPVLIISYETLRRNVDQLKNTEVGLMLADEGHRLKNGDSLTFTALDSINCPRRVILSGTPIQNDLSEYFALLNFSNPGLLGTRLEFRKNYEIPILRSRDADATDKEIAKGTQQLTQLSNIVSKFIIRRTNDILSKYLPCKYEHVIFVNLKPFQRELYKRFVKSRDIKKVVNGVNGSQPLKAIGLLKKLCNHPNLLNLEDELNSVMTDDFDIPDDFNMNGNSRTIQTEYSGKFSILERFLHQIKTKSDDKIVLISNYTQTLDLIEKMCRNKHYGVLRLDGTMSINKRQKLVDRFNDPEGQEFIFLLSSKAGGCGINLIGANRLILLDPDWNPAADQQALARVWRDGQKKDCFIYRFISTGTIEEKIFQRQSMKMSLSSCVVDAKEDVERLFSADNLRQLFQLNENTICDTHETYHCKRCSANGKQKIKSKTMLYGDATTWNHLNHDSLEKTNDHLLRSEHDKNDISYVFQYISH, encoded by the coding sequence ATGGCGAAAAGAAGATTACCAGACAGACCTCCAAATGGGATTGGAGCAGGTGAAAGACCCAAAAAAGTTCCTACCCCGATAGATTTACATGCCTCTCAAACTAAATTATCTAAACCATTCAAAGTACCGTATAGATCCTCAACAGTATCAAGATCTGTgacaaatgaaaaaatttctgCTCCAAATACATCGTCTTACGGTAGAGTACTAAGGAAGAgaacaaatatttcttatGCAAATTTAGATATAGATATAGAAGTTAATAGTTCGACAACTGATCAAGCGATTGATGAAAATgggaaaataattatatcgAAGAATAGAAGAATTGATGCATTAAGTGCCAGAAGATTAACTGAAGATCCAAATCGGttatctaatattaatttcactCTAAAAAGATCATTTTCTGTTCCAATTAAAGGTTACATTCAAAGACACTCTATTCCAATGACACTTGGTATGAAGAGAACAGTAATACCCGAACCAAGACCATTACATGATCCAACAGATGAATTTGCCATTGTGTTGTATGATCCTTCGATTGATGGTGAAATGATTATTAAAGGATCTAACGAAAATACAACCACAAATAACATAGAAGAGAGTActcaaaatttaaacaatacacaaagaaaaaaaacatgtCTTCATCCAAAATTTATGTCAAATGGACTCCGAAATAAATCTCTAAACGAATTATTAGGCGACTCTCCATTTTCTCAATCCAATGAAAAGAGCAAAACTTTTAAGAATATTCCTGTCGTATTAGATCCAAAGTTGGCCAATATTTTAAGACCACATCAAGTCGAAGGTGTTAGATTTTTATATCGCTGTGTAACTGGTCTGGTAATGAAAGATTATCTAGAATCTCAAAAGGTATTAGAAAGCTCTAAAATTGTCTTAAAAGAAGATGCTCCAAATGATGAGCTTGAGCTAAGATTAAGTCAGCAGTTGGAACAAGGGGCAGTAGCAGCGACACaacaagaagaaataaaacaaaatatgaAGGAAGAAACAAGAACTACTAAatcaaataagaaaaaaaatagtaaaaaatcaacaaaaaaacaaaatgaaaaaaaaactaaaaataccCAAGGAGCATCCCAAGTTGAAAAAGTAGAGAATCCTGAAGACAATAGAGGTGCTTATGGGTGTATTATGGCAGATGAGATGGGGTTAGGTAAGACTTTACAATGTATTACCTTAATGTGGACACTTTTAAGACAAGGTCCTCAAGGTAAACgattaattgataaatgtATTATCGTTTGCCCTTCATCACTAGTCAATAATTGGgctaatgaattaataaaatggCTAGGACCCGGTACATTATCACCTTTAGCCATTGACGGTAAAAAATCATCTTTAATGTCATCAAACTCTACTGTTTCTGAAGCAATAAGAGCATGGGGTCAAGCAAAGGGTCGTAATATTGTCAAGCCAGTActaattatttcttatgAAACTTTAAGAAGGAATGTTGaccaattgaaaaatactGAAGTTGGATTAATGCTGGCGGATGAAGGTCatagattaaaaaatgGTGACTCTTTAACCTTTACTGCATTAGACAGTATTAACTGTCCTAGAAGAGTTATCTTATCCGGTACACCGATACAAAACGATTTATCAGAATATTttgcattattaaatttctcCAACCCTGGATTATTAGGAACTAGATTagaatttagaaaaaattatgaaatcCCAATTCTTAGAAGTCGTGATGCCGATGCTACTGATAAAGAAATAGCCAAAGGTACGCAACAACTTACTCAATTATCCAACATTgtatcaaaatttattattagacGTACAAACGATATATTATCGAAATATTTACCATGCAAATATGAACACGttatatttgttaatttaaAGCCATTTCAAAGGGAACTTTATAAACGTTTTGTTAAATCtagagatattaaaaaagttgTTAATGGAGTGAACGGTTCCCAACCATTAAAGGCTATtggtttattaaaaaaattatgtaaTCATcctaatttattaaatttggaaGATGAACTGAATTCTGTTATGACTGACGATTTTGATATACCTGATGATTTTAATATGAATGGTAATAGTAGAACTATCCAAACAGAATATTCGGggaaattttcaatactAGAAAGATTTTTACATCAGATAAAAACCAAATCTGATgataaaattgttttaatttcaaattatacTCAGACATtagatttaattgaaaaaatgtGCAGAAATAAACATTATGGTGTCTTAAGATTGGACGGTACGATGTCTATCAACAAGAGACAAAAATTAGTGGATAGATTTAATGACCCGGAGGGACAagaatttatctttttgcTAAGTTCTAAAGCCGGTGGTTGTGGTATCAATTTAATTGGTGCAAATAGacttatattattagacCCTGATTGGAATCCTGCGGCAGATCAACAAGCATTAGCTCGTGTTTGGAGAGATGGTCAAAAGAAGgattgttttatttatagaTTTATCTCCACAGGTACTATTGAAGagaaaatattccaaaggCAATCTATGAAAATGAGTCTGAGTTCATGTGTTGTCGATGCTAAAGAAGATGTCGAAAGATTGTTTAGTGCTGATAATTTAAGACAgttatttcaattgaacGAAAATACTATTTGTGATACACACGAAACATACCATTGTAAAAGATGTAGTGCTAATGGTAAACAAAAGATTAAATCCAAGACAATGCTATATGGTGATGCTACAACATggaatcatttaaatcatGATAGTCTTGAGAAAACAAATGATCATTTGTTAAGAAGTGAACACGATAAGAATGATATTAGTTACGTTTTTCAGTACATAtctcattaa
- the SPT15 gene encoding TATA-binding protein (similar to Saccharomyces cerevisiae SPT15 (YER148W); ancestral locus Anc_8.197), whose amino-acid sequence MAEENDKRLKEFQEANKIVFDPNTRQVWDTPNGDSNSNTTALKSENSIAKTNEIIEPDGSTTSGIVPTLQNIVATVNLGCRLDLKTVALHARNAEYNPKRFAAVIMRIREPKTTALIFASGKMVVTGAKSEDDSKLASRKYARIIQKIGFAAKFTDFKIQNIVGSCDVKFPIRLEGLAFSHGTFSSYEPELFPGLIYRMVKPKIVLLIFVSGKIVLTGAKQREEIYQAFEAIYPVLSEFRKM is encoded by the coding sequence ATGGctgaagaaaatgataagaGACTTAAGGAATTTCAAGAAGCTAATAAGATAGTTTTCGATCCAAATACAAGACAAGTCTGGGATACGCCAAATGGTGATAGTAATTCCAATACTACTGCTTTGAAGAGTGAAAATTCTATCGCTAAGACgaatgaaattattgaacCAGATGGTTCTACTACTTCTGGGATTGTGCCTACTCTACAAAACATTGTTGCCACTGTTAACTTGGGTTGTCGTTTGGATTTAAAGACTGTTGCACTGCATGCACGTAATGCAGAATACAATCCAAAACGTTTTGCAGCTGTTATTATGCGTATTAGAGAGCCTAAAACAACAGCATTGATTTTTGCCTCTGGTAAAATGGTTGTTACTGGTGCAAAATCAGAAGATGATTCCAAATTGGCAAGTAGAAAATATGCTAGAATCATTCAAAAGATTGGGTTTGCTGCTAAATTCACTGATTTTAAAAtccaaaatattgttgGTTCTTGTGATGTGAAATTCCCTATTCGTTTAGAAGGTTTAGCCTTTAGCCATGGTACTTTCTCGTCATATGAACCTGAATTATTCCCTGGTTTAATTTATAGAATGGTGAAACCAAAAATTGTTTTACTGATATTCGTTTCTGGTAAAATTGTTTTGACCGGTGCTAAGCAAAGAGAAGAAATTTATCAAGCCTTTGAAGCTATCTATCCCGTTTTAAGTGAATTCAGAAAGATGTAG
- the RAD55 gene encoding putative DNA-dependent ATPase RAD55 (similar to Saccharomyces cerevisiae RAD55 (YDR076W); ancestral locus Anc_8.200) — MSFGVSLSQLITNNKPISTGIPILDEQLDSGFQQRSIYEIYGPPGVGKRLLGQQIIENANDGDRILWIDTYNTIDFKHSNGKNRQNNNLKIQEKHIDFIRIDKASQLIYFFQKLAIKYTIIIIDRFSQIITDYLYTLYSKEKSFEVKNIHEIKCNYLCVIFTLFTKYNNKNDSTIILLDDCMNTGYTPMDLHGSNSNYEVIGNNNFLVQKNHYDNLVMNPDEMNDNSNKPANVQVLRSGLVGNIGYGPKDYKWLVFLKNQIGMFRDWNDGGQTENNSDLCRILLINGTDKSNSNSIHGQSPNSRPSSRDKNYHSRKENVMDNKVVIVINPNTGRFEDKIHMKQVTKRTNNEDSSDETVNEEKLEGVKRVKTNSSSVDIANLDIVSDNNDIVYDSEG; from the coding sequence atgtCGTTTGGAGTATCTTTATCACAATTaattactaataataagcCAATTTCTACCGGTATCCCAATATTGGATGAACAATTAGATTCTGGGTTCCAACAACGATCCATCTATGAGATATATGGCCCTCCAGGTGTTGGGAAAAGATTATTAGGTCAAcaaattatagaaaatgCAAATGATGGAGATAGGATATTATGGATAGATACTTATAACACTATCGATTTTAAGCATTCCAATGGTAAGAATagacaaaataataatttgaaaattcaagaaaagCATATTGATTTCATTCGGATTGATAAGGCTAgtcaattaatttattttttccaaaaattagCCATAAAATATACcataattataattgatCGTTTTTCTCAAATCATTACtgattatttatatactttaTATTCTAAAGAGAAAAGTTTTGAAGTCAAAAATATCCATGAGATTAAATGTAATTATCTTTGTGTTATCTTCACATTATTTACaaagtataataataagaatgaTTCTACTATAATACTATTAGATGATTGTATGAATACTGGGTATACACCAATGGATCTTCATGGGAGTAATTCTAATTATGAAGtaattggtaataataattttcttgttCAAAAAAACCATTATGATAATTTGGTAATGAATCCTGATGAGATGAATGATAATTCCAATAAACCAGCAAATGTTCAAGTATTAAGAAGTGGACTAGTAGGTAATATCGGATATGGTCCCAAGGATTATAAATGGttagtatttttaaagaacCAAATAGGAATGTTTCGAGATTGGAACGATGGAGGGCaaacagaaaataattCGGATCTATGTCGAATATTGTTGATCAATGGTACAGACAAATCAAACTCAAATTCCATACATGGTCAAAGTCCTAATAGTAGACCTAGTAGTAGGGACAAGAACTATCATAgtagaaaagaaaatgtaATGGATAATAAAGTTGTTATTGTCATTAACCCCAATACTGGTAGATTTGAGGACAAAATTCATATGAAACAGGTTACTAAAAGaactaataatgaagattcAAGTGATGAAACTGTTAACGAAGAAAAACTGGAAGGGGTAAAACGCGTTAAGACAAACTCTTCTAGCGTAGATATAGCAAACTTGGATATAGTTTCcgataataatgatattgttTACGATAGTGAAGGTTAA
- the TBLA0B08070 gene encoding uncharacterized protein (similar to Saccharomyces cerevisiae SED1 (YDR077W) and SPI1 (YER150W); ancestral locus Anc_8.201), with protein sequence MASVASSALAQTLYNSSSVAVSSSASSQLSSIASSSEASSAVSSSAISSSAASSSEASSVASSSAASSSEASSAASSSAASSSEASSAASSSAASSSEASSAASSSAASSSEASSAASSSAASSSAASSSAVSSAVSSSAAASSGFSTIESETTNSTIASSASSAVVSLQSFSNIDDEATNSTSFTAYSSVPESTSTVTSVVNGTSTVTSTYCPECSTSTTAITSIDNSTITTTETDCPECSATTTAITSTKNSTITTTETDCPECSTTTKIPASTAAPIYDYTFNSTEYEVVTEYTTYCPEPTTFTQGGKTYTVTEPTTLTITDCPCTIEKPETVTTNEVTTEYTTYCPEPTTFTTEGKTYTATKPGVVTITKCETCEEPNTETTTENVTEYTTYCPEPTTLTTEGETYTVSEPGVITITKCDSCEESETVTKPTENPQTTYVETSEFTTVHTAPTTFTTEGKTFTASSGTFTGTFTTAQTKIVETVPASSAAPSSGHTVLVNSNAANVFVPSFLGLVGAIAMLI encoded by the coding sequence ATGGCCTCTGTCGCCTCCTCTGCTTTGGCCCAAACCCTTTACAACTCTTCTTCCGTTGCAGTCTCCAGCTCTGCTTCTTCTCAATTGAGCTCTATCGCTTCTTCTTCTGAAGCCTCCTCTGCTGTCTCCAGCTCTGCTATCTCTTCCTCAGCTGCCTCCTCTTCCGAAGCTTCTTCTGTTGCTTCCTCTTCCGCTGCTTCTTCCTCTGAAGCTTCTTCTGCTGCTTCTTCTTCCGCTGCTTCTTCCTCTGAAGCTTCTTCTGCTGCTTCCAGCTCTGCCGCTTCTTCCTCTGAAGCTTCTTCCGCTGCTTCTAGCTCTGCCGCTTCTTCCTCTGAAGCTTCTTCTGCTGCTTCCAGCTCTGCTGCTTCCTCCTCAGCCGCTTCTTCTTCAGCCGTTTCCTCTGCTGTCTCTTCCAGCGCTGCTGCCTCTTCTGGTTTCTCCACCATTGAAAGTGAAACTACCAACTCCACTATTGCTTCTTCCGCCTCTTCCGCTGTTGTTTCTCTTCAGTCTTTCTCCAACATTGACGATGAAGCCACCAACTCCACCTCTTTCACCGCTTACAGTTCTGTTCCAGAAAGCACCAGCACTGTTACCTCTGTCGTCAACGGTACCAGCACTGTCACTTCTACTTACTGTCCAGAATGTTCTACCAGTACCACTGCTATCACCAGCATTGACAACTCTACCATCACCACCACCGAAACTGACTGTCCAGAATGTTCTGCCACCACCACTGCCATCACTTCTACCAAGAACTCTACCATCACTACCACTGAAACTGATTGCCCAGAATGTTCTACCACTACTAAGATTCCAGCTTCTACCGCTGCTCCAATCTACGATTACACTTTCAACTCCACTGAATACGAAGTTGTCACTGAATACACTACTTACTGTCCAGAACCAACCACTTTCACTCAAGGTGGTAAGACTTACACCGTTACTGAACCAACCACTTTAACCATCACTGACTGTCCATGTACTATTGAAAAACCAGAAACTGTTACCACCAACGAAGTTACCACCGAATACACTACCTACTGTCCAGAACCAACCACTTTCACCACCGAAGGTAAGACCTACACTGCTACTAAACCAGGTGTTGTTACCATCACCAAATGTGAAACTTGTGAAGAACCAAATACTGAAACTACCACTGAAAACGTTACCGAATACACTACTTACTGCCCAGAACCAACCACTTTAACCACTGAAGGTGAGACTTACACTGTTTCTGAACCAGGTGTCATTACCATCACCAAGTGTGACTCTTGTGAAGAATCAGAAACCGTTACTAAGCCAACTGAAAATCCACAAACTACTTACGTTGAAACTTCCGAATTCACCACTGTCCACACTGCCCCAACCACTTTCACCACCGAAGGTAAGACTTTCACCGCTTCTTCTGGTACTTTCACTGGTACTTTCACCACTGCTCAAACTAAGATCGTCGAAACTGTTCCAGCTTCTTCTGCTGCTCCATCTTCTGGTCACACTGTCTTAGTCAACTCTAACGCTGCTAACGTCTTTGTTCCATCTTTCTTAGGTTTAGTTGGTGCTATTGCCATGTTGATCTAA
- the TBLA0B08080 gene encoding 2-aminoadipate transaminase (similar to Saccharomyces cerevisiae YER152C; ancestral locus Anc_8.204), with translation MNEASKINLFKGHPSYRLLPRKEISIATCQLLSEEARPYDDDTTNRHPLTYGSDEGALWVRQEVCNMINQIGSDINSKPEYINLTSGASYGILNILLQTTLPHTGYTKQAFIVSPTYFLINDCFIDAGFGSKMTAIKEKGYTSIDLEYLKEKLEYFEQEIPDVPQNSTDIIQNKNNLQKKIYKYVFYCIPTFSNPSGITWDYETRIQLIKIAKKYDMLIICDDVYDLLDYNFDSNATSNVAPRLVHLDRMLSNEQIYESNFYGNTISNASFSKLVAPGLRIGYHETANKMLVGQVSKGGANISGGTPSQLNSMIIGTLLKNKEIYKIISNFRTVYKIRGDALYNSSQKFLPKNTKFQHIEGGYFAWVVLPEGYNAQVIGQMLKNKYSVIVANGSTCEVVGDLKGWGERCIRLSISFLEKEAIEQGIQYLGMICKEYAVERNLEF, from the coding sequence ATGAACGAAGCATCAAAGATCAATTTGTTCAAAGGTCACCCATCTTATCGTTTGCTTCCTCGtaaagaaatttcaattgcaACTTGCCAATTGTTGTCGGAAGAAGCAAGACCTTACGATGATGATACAACAAATAGGCATCCCTTAACATATGGCTCCGACGAAGGTGCTTTATGGGTTAGACAGGAAGTTTGTAATatgataaatcaaatagGCTCAGATATAAACTCAAAGCCTGAATATATTAACTTGACCTCTGGTGCTTCATATGGGATcttgaatatattattacagACTACTTTACCTCATACAGGCTATACAAAACAGGCTTTTATCGTGTCACCTACgtattttttgattaatgATTGTTTCATTGATGCTGGATTTGGTTCTAAAATGACAGCTATTAAGGAAAAAGGTTATACAAGCATTGATCTAGAATACTTGAAAGAAAAGttagaatattttgaacaagAAATTCCAGATGTTCCACAAAATTCGACAGatataatacaaaataaaaataatcttcaaaagaagatttataaatatgtaTTCTATTGTATTCCAACTTTTTCAAACCCTAGTGGCATAACTTGGGATTATGAAACTAGAATTcagttaataaaaattgcCAAAAAGTATGATATGTTAATTATTTGTGATGATGTTTATGATCTATTagattataattttgattcaaATGCAACCTCAAATGTCGCACCAAGACTTGTCCATTTAGATCGAATGCTATCTAACGAACAAATATATGAATCTAATTTTTATGGAAATACAATATCGAATGCAAGTTTTTCGAAACTAGTAGCACCTGGTTTAAGAATTGGTTATCATGAAACGGCAAACAAAATGTTAGTTGGTCAAGTTTCTAAAGGTGGTGCAAATATATCTGGTGGTACACCATCTCAATTGAATTCTATGATAATTGGCACTTTACTAAAGAATAAGGAGATATATAAGATCATTAGTAACTTTAGAACTGTCTATAAGATTCGAGGCGATGCATTATATAACTCAAGtcaaaaatttttaccGAAAAACACTAAGTTCCAACATATTGAAGGTGGATATTTTGCTTGGGTCGTCTTACCTGAGGGTTATAATGCTCAAGTTATCGGTCAaatgttgaaaaataaatattctgtAATCGTTGCTAATGGAAGTACATGCGAAGTAGTTGGAGATCTAAAAGGATGGGGTGAGCGTTGCATAAGATTATCAATTAGTTTCCTTGAAAAAGAAGCAATTGAGCAGGGAATACAATACCTTGGCATGATATGTAAAGAGTATGCAGTGGAGAGGAATCTGGAGTTTTAG